A genome region from Pseudoalteromonas tetraodonis includes the following:
- the eda gene encoding bifunctional 4-hydroxy-2-oxoglutarate aldolase/2-dehydro-3-deoxy-phosphogluconate aldolase, with the protein MSIEKILASAPVVPVVVIEKLEDAAPLARALYNGGLKALEITLRTPIAAEAVKLMKAEVPEAYVGTGTVVDKASFNASVEAGADFMVSPGVSDELLALAKESTIPFLPGAATPSEVMNLAAHGFKFLKFFPAEAAGGAAMLKSIGGPLPDITFCPTGGISLATAPDYLALNNVICVGGTWMLDKQLIENKDWQAIETLARQACEVNRSQK; encoded by the coding sequence ATGAGTATTGAAAAAATCTTAGCATCGGCACCGGTAGTGCCAGTGGTGGTAATCGAAAAATTAGAAGATGCAGCACCACTTGCAAGAGCGTTATATAACGGTGGCCTAAAAGCACTTGAAATTACACTGCGTACACCCATTGCAGCTGAGGCTGTAAAACTAATGAAAGCAGAAGTGCCCGAAGCTTATGTTGGTACAGGTACTGTGGTTGATAAAGCAAGCTTTAACGCATCAGTAGAGGCGGGTGCTGACTTTATGGTAAGCCCAGGTGTTAGCGATGAGTTATTAGCGCTGGCAAAAGAGTCTACTATCCCATTTTTACCCGGTGCAGCGACCCCAAGCGAAGTGATGAACTTAGCTGCTCATGGTTTTAAGTTCTTAAAGTTTTTTCCTGCAGAAGCTGCAGGCGGTGCTGCCATGCTTAAATCTATTGGCGGCCCATTACCTGATATTACTTTTTGTCCAACCGGTGGCATTAGTTTAGCAACCGCACCTGATTACTTAGCACTTAACAATGTTATTTGTGTAGGTGGTACCTGGATGTTAGATAAGCAACTTATTGAAAATAAAGACTGGCAAGCTATTGAAACGCTTGCTCGCCAAGCATGTGAAGTTAATAGGAGTCAAAAATGA
- a CDS encoding GNAT family N-acetyltransferase, with amino-acid sequence MNMCYQPTADLMASALLTYTNMREYYEQYGVDWQQHKIYEQIVNLENWDIVVNGDVVGVMRLAFDDKGCYIRDLQVDAAFQNMGIGAAAINECARLAVLRGAMQLRLRVFKISPAHKLYTRSGFSIDKEDDRFYYMSKSLV; translated from the coding sequence ATGAATATGTGTTATCAGCCCACAGCCGATTTGATGGCATCGGCATTGTTAACCTACACCAACATGCGTGAATATTATGAGCAGTATGGCGTTGATTGGCAGCAACATAAAATATATGAACAAATAGTAAACCTTGAAAATTGGGATATTGTGGTAAATGGCGATGTAGTGGGTGTAATGCGCTTGGCTTTCGATGATAAGGGTTGCTATATACGTGACTTACAAGTAGATGCTGCGTTTCAAAATATGGGTATTGGTGCAGCAGCAATTAATGAGTGTGCTCGTTTAGCAGTGCTCCGAGGTGCTATGCAACTTAGGCTTCGGGTTTTTAAAATAAGCCCTGCGCACAAGCTTTACACACGTTCAGGTTTCAGCATAGATAAAGAAGACGACAGATTTTATTATATGTCTAAAAGCTTAGTTTAA
- a CDS encoding DUF3955 domain-containing protein, with the protein MRFYTNKTATLSVCFLLLGTGFMLIENSVYQYVDHNGVLHESLFMPLSILCFAVGVLFVVSLLARKVFGLFKSARADGH; encoded by the coding sequence ATGCGCTTTTATACAAACAAAACAGCCACATTGAGTGTTTGCTTTTTATTGCTTGGCACAGGTTTTATGCTGATAGAAAACAGTGTGTATCAATATGTTGATCATAATGGTGTTCTACATGAAAGCTTGTTTATGCCCTTGAGCATACTGTGTTTTGCTGTGGGAGTTCTTTTTGTGGTTAGTTTGTTAGCCCGAAAAGTATTCGGGCTATTTAAAAGTGCTAGGGCAGATGGGCATTAA
- a CDS encoding alpha-amylase family glycosyl hydrolase encodes MKTFTLSALALAIMLTGCQSAPSLNNNTNNTETSQLNTKQQASPWWESAIFYQIWPRSFYDSDADGHGDFNGMTQKLPYLQELGVNALWLTPMFEAPSYHGYDFTEFYQVENDYGSMAEFEAFIKAADDKGMKVILDLVINHISSNHEWFQRSAKQEAPYADYFIWRDDMPKAGSGWGHAWSNNDQPDVVWHWNETRQQYYYGAFGASQPDLNLRHPDVIAEMEKMAKFWLDKGVAGFRLDAVRFAMESGGNAQADTDETIAYWQHFNQYVKSVNPEAYLVGEAWADIPVAAKYFGEGKGLDQGFDFEVGYKILGLLKPDASGEAQFGTMQSNQQVNTVDANVLKQNLQQRIDSVAPLDFFAPFLTNHDQERVAYQLAEHDDKAKLAAAMLFSSPGTPYIYYGEEIGLTQGGTGHDVYKRAPMQWDNSNQAGFTQAQTSWVEQAELFGDNYTQWWPEFLAQQINAADRNVKTQQAQSNSIWRLYQHLIALKKQRPELGIKGRYELTQHNNGLVEITRELNGSKSMFVLNLTANPQSISGIKRQGLTPSWQHDLNGEQLAGYGLLLLNNTL; translated from the coding sequence TAACAGGCTGCCAAAGCGCACCATCATTAAATAACAACACGAATAACACCGAAACATCGCAATTAAATACTAAACAACAAGCAAGCCCGTGGTGGGAAAGCGCCATTTTTTACCAAATTTGGCCACGCAGCTTTTACGATAGCGATGCTGATGGTCATGGCGACTTTAACGGTATGACCCAAAAGCTCCCGTATTTACAAGAGCTCGGCGTAAATGCACTGTGGTTAACCCCCATGTTTGAAGCACCGTCGTATCATGGCTATGATTTTACTGAATTTTACCAAGTAGAAAACGACTACGGCAGCATGGCCGAGTTTGAAGCCTTTATAAAAGCCGCTGATGATAAAGGCATGAAAGTCATACTTGATTTAGTTATAAACCATATATCAAGTAACCATGAATGGTTTCAGCGTTCAGCAAAACAAGAAGCCCCTTATGCAGATTACTTTATTTGGCGCGACGATATGCCAAAAGCCGGAAGTGGTTGGGGGCATGCATGGAGTAATAACGACCAACCCGATGTCGTATGGCATTGGAATGAAACACGCCAGCAGTATTACTATGGTGCGTTTGGAGCAAGCCAACCTGATTTAAATTTACGCCACCCAGATGTTATTGCTGAAATGGAAAAAATGGCTAAGTTTTGGCTTGATAAAGGCGTTGCTGGTTTTAGGTTAGACGCAGTTCGCTTTGCCATGGAAAGCGGCGGCAATGCGCAGGCCGACACAGACGAAACCATAGCTTACTGGCAGCACTTTAATCAGTATGTAAAAAGTGTAAACCCTGAGGCCTATTTAGTCGGTGAAGCCTGGGCAGATATTCCTGTGGCGGCAAAATACTTTGGCGAAGGTAAAGGGCTTGATCAAGGCTTTGATTTTGAAGTGGGCTATAAAATACTGGGCTTATTAAAACCCGACGCCAGTGGTGAAGCGCAATTTGGCACCATGCAATCTAATCAACAAGTGAATACAGTTGATGCCAATGTGCTCAAACAAAATTTACAGCAACGTATTGACTCAGTCGCACCGCTTGATTTTTTTGCACCGTTTTTAACTAACCACGACCAAGAGCGTGTGGCTTATCAACTTGCTGAACACGACGATAAAGCAAAACTTGCTGCCGCTATGTTATTTAGCTCTCCTGGCACGCCGTATATTTATTACGGTGAAGAGATAGGCTTAACACAAGGTGGCACAGGTCACGATGTGTATAAACGTGCGCCTATGCAATGGGACAACAGCAATCAAGCCGGTTTTACTCAAGCTCAAACAAGTTGGGTTGAGCAGGCTGAACTGTTTGGTGACAACTACACCCAGTGGTGGCCTGAATTTTTAGCACAGCAAATTAATGCTGCTGATCGCAATGTAAAAACGCAACAAGCGCAATCTAATTCAATTTGGCGTTTATATCAGCACTTAATCGCACTAAAAAAACAGCGCCCAGAACTGGGTATTAAAGGTCGTTATGAATTAACACAGCATAACAACGGCCTTGTCGAAATAACCCGCGAGTTAAACGGCAGTAAAAGTATGTTTGTACTTAACTTAACCGCTAACCCGCAAAGCATCAGCGGTATAAAACGTCAGGGGTTAACGCCTAGCTGGCAACACGACCTCAATGGCGAACAACTCGCTGGCTATGGTTTGTTGTTACTGAATAACACACTATAA
- a CDS encoding LacI family DNA-binding transcriptional regulator → MKGKATSFDIAHYAGVSQSTVSRALRNSPLVNDETRRRVHDIAKKLNYKVDKNASNLRTQQSSTLALLLFEDPTSDESQINPFFLAMLGSITRACAKEGYDLLVSFQSASADWQADYEDSHRADGIILLGYGDYIDFQPKFNTLLEQNTKFVCWGASVDNRPDLTISCDNYGGGKLAAEHLLAHNRTDCAFIGDASDHSPEFFARFNGFKDELQQNGVTLNDRKIANAISTEESGYHATRSLIANNITFNALFAASDLIAIGAIRALKEANINVPKDVAVIGFDNISIASYINPPLTTIEQNTTIAGQMLVENLLKLIRGEQVQSTLLPPRLIARGSS, encoded by the coding sequence ATGAAAGGTAAAGCCACCTCGTTTGATATAGCCCATTATGCTGGGGTGTCTCAATCTACAGTTTCCCGTGCTTTACGAAATAGTCCACTGGTAAATGACGAAACTCGAAGACGTGTTCACGATATTGCTAAAAAACTTAATTACAAAGTAGACAAAAACGCCAGTAACCTTCGCACTCAACAAAGCAGTACCCTAGCATTGCTGTTGTTTGAAGACCCGACCTCAGATGAATCACAAATCAATCCGTTTTTTTTAGCCATGCTGGGCAGTATTACCCGTGCCTGCGCAAAAGAAGGTTATGATCTACTTGTTTCATTTCAATCAGCCAGCGCTGATTGGCAAGCAGACTACGAAGACAGCCATCGAGCAGATGGAATAATCTTATTAGGCTATGGCGACTACATTGATTTTCAACCAAAATTTAATACCTTGCTTGAACAAAACACTAAATTTGTTTGCTGGGGAGCAAGCGTTGATAACCGCCCTGATTTAACCATAAGTTGCGATAATTATGGCGGTGGTAAACTTGCCGCTGAGCATTTACTGGCGCATAACCGAACTGATTGTGCATTTATTGGCGATGCCTCTGATCACAGCCCTGAGTTTTTTGCCCGTTTTAATGGCTTTAAAGACGAACTACAGCAAAACGGTGTCACCTTAAATGATCGTAAAATTGCCAATGCAATTTCTACCGAAGAATCTGGCTACCATGCTACTCGCTCTTTAATTGCTAATAACATTACTTTTAATGCACTTTTTGCTGCCAGCGATCTGATTGCTATAGGCGCAATACGGGCATTAAAAGAAGCCAATATTAACGTGCCAAAAGATGTAGCCGTAATAGGCTTTGATAATATTTCTATTGCCAGTTACATTAATCCGCCGCTGACAACCATAGAGCAAAACACCACTATAGCGGGGCAAATGTTAGTTGAAAACTTACTCAAATTAATTCGTGGTGAGCAAGTACAAAGCACCCTACTGCCCCCGCGTTTAATTGCGCGTGGCTCAAGTTAA
- a CDS encoding LacI family DNA-binding transcriptional regulator, which produces MKKVTINSVASHAGVSKKTVSRVLNNEPNVSAATREKVLAVFKELDYTPNPIARGLAQNRSFIIGCIYDNPSKSYITRVQTGALAACQENNYNLLIHPCELRGDALINNIEQLLQSSRLDGLVLTPPFCDFGELVDFLKSKKIPYARVASAILDDDSISVTSNDEQGAFEITEHLINLGHTSIAFIKGHPDHSATEQRFKGYRRALTTHGIEFNERLVEEGNFSYHSGVDSARSILDLSPRPTAVFASNDYMAAAVLKLATQRNLRVPDDISIAGFDNAPIARHIWPGLTTIAQPVEEMTKQAVTQLITHIIEPQESPYKVILEAKLITRESTAAVK; this is translated from the coding sequence ATGAAAAAAGTCACTATAAACAGCGTTGCCAGTCATGCAGGTGTTTCTAAAAAAACCGTATCGCGAGTACTCAATAATGAGCCTAATGTCAGTGCAGCTACACGCGAAAAAGTGTTAGCCGTATTTAAAGAGCTAGATTACACCCCAAACCCAATTGCACGCGGCCTTGCACAAAATCGCAGCTTTATCATTGGTTGCATTTACGATAACCCTAGTAAAAGTTATATCACCCGTGTGCAAACAGGCGCACTGGCTGCCTGCCAAGAGAACAACTATAACTTGCTTATTCATCCTTGTGAGCTCAGGGGCGATGCACTCATTAACAATATTGAGCAGTTATTGCAGTCATCACGCCTTGACGGTTTAGTATTAACCCCGCCATTTTGTGATTTTGGCGAGTTGGTAGATTTTTTAAAGTCGAAAAAAATCCCTTATGCTCGAGTCGCTTCTGCAATTTTAGATGATGATTCTATTTCTGTGACCAGTAATGACGAGCAGGGGGCGTTTGAAATTACCGAGCATTTAATAAATCTTGGACATACCTCCATAGCGTTTATTAAAGGTCACCCAGATCACAGTGCCACTGAGCAGCGTTTTAAAGGTTACAGGCGCGCATTAACAACTCATGGCATTGAATTTAACGAACGCTTAGTTGAAGAGGGTAACTTTAGTTACCATTCAGGAGTAGACAGTGCGCGTAGTATTTTAGATTTATCGCCACGTCCTACTGCTGTATTTGCATCAAACGACTACATGGCAGCGGCAGTGCTCAAATTAGCTACGCAGCGTAACTTACGTGTACCTGATGATATTTCTATCGCTGGGTTTGATAATGCACCAATAGCGCGCCACATTTGGCCTGGGCTGACCACCATAGCGCAACCTGTAGAAGAAATGACAAAACAAGCCGTTACGCAATTGATCACCCATATTATTGAGCCGCAAGAGTCGCCATATAAAGTGATTTTAGAAGCTAAATTAATCACGCGAGAGTCAACTGCAGCCGTAAAATAA
- the glk gene encoding glucokinase: protein MGLHSSTHFDPILVADIGGTNARFALITGFDESSNQFTIEHNHTFPSANYGSLESATEYYLSTVSHITPKRACLAVAGPINAGQVHLTNLGWHFSVNDFKHHFDLAQLSVINDFAAFAYAAPYLDPSQNVTVKPGQADESANIGVMGPGTGFGAACLVRTAHSCAVMSSEGGHISLAAVNQLDGQLIQELKKDHPHVSVETVFSGPGIAHLYKAMAAVKGVAAKNLDAAQISSLANSGECEVCDATLNQFCDWIGSVAGDLALAYGALGGLYIGGGILPRMQARLLESRFIERFSQKGIMSQYTGQIPVTLVTQDNIPLIGAAACLHTSQQD, encoded by the coding sequence ATGGGTTTACACTCTAGCACACACTTTGATCCTATTCTGGTTGCCGATATTGGCGGCACAAATGCTCGTTTTGCGTTGATCACTGGCTTCGACGAATCAAGTAATCAATTTACCATTGAGCATAATCATACGTTTCCCAGTGCTAACTATGGATCGCTCGAAAGTGCTACCGAGTACTACTTATCAACAGTGTCTCATATAACCCCTAAACGCGCATGCCTTGCAGTAGCAGGCCCTATAAATGCAGGGCAAGTTCATTTAACTAATTTAGGTTGGCACTTTAGCGTTAATGATTTTAAACACCACTTTGACCTTGCTCAATTAAGCGTTATAAATGACTTTGCTGCTTTTGCCTACGCAGCACCGTATTTAGACCCTTCACAAAATGTCACTGTTAAACCTGGTCAAGCGGATGAGTCTGCCAATATAGGTGTAATGGGCCCAGGCACTGGTTTTGGTGCAGCGTGCTTAGTGAGAACGGCACATTCGTGCGCGGTGATGAGTTCAGAAGGCGGGCATATTTCGTTAGCAGCCGTTAATCAACTCGACGGTCAACTTATTCAAGAACTCAAAAAAGATCACCCTCATGTATCGGTAGAAACGGTATTTTCGGGCCCTGGCATTGCTCATTTGTATAAAGCCATGGCTGCGGTTAAAGGGGTGGCGGCAAAAAATTTAGATGCCGCACAAATTAGCAGCTTAGCCAATAGCGGTGAATGTGAAGTGTGTGATGCAACGCTTAATCAATTTTGTGACTGGATTGGCAGTGTTGCGGGCGATTTAGCATTGGCCTACGGCGCTTTAGGCGGCCTTTATATTGGCGGTGGAATTTTACCACGCATGCAAGCTCGTTTACTTGAAAGTCGTTTTATTGAGCGCTTTTCGCAAAAAGGTATTATGTCGCAGTACACAGGTCAAATTCCGGTGACGTTAGTAACACAAGACAACATCCCATTAATTGGAGCTGCCGCGTGTTTGCATACGAGCCAACAGGATTAA
- a CDS encoding DUF4177 domain-containing protein: MKLSIGALLTLFLISGCTSTSIKPLKWEYKTINVNPFKNGLIGRELREIEKEYSNTQKELLSKYGEDGWELVHIEGKNYIFKRPVQVN, encoded by the coding sequence ATGAAATTAAGCATCGGAGCTTTATTAACACTCTTTCTAATCTCAGGCTGTACAAGTACATCAATTAAGCCGTTGAAATGGGAATACAAAACTATAAATGTAAATCCATTTAAAAATGGGCTTATTGGTAGAGAGCTAAGAGAAATCGAAAAGGAATATTCTAATACGCAAAAAGAGCTTCTTTCAAAATATGGTGAAGATGGCTGGGAATTGGTTCATATTGAGGGTAAAAACTATATTTTTAAAAGGCCAGTTCAGGTTAATTAA
- the edd gene encoding phosphogluconate dehydratase: MLHPRIQEVTERVIERSKQTRQAYLDRISHAKKQTRVRAGLGCGNIAHVMAACSSDDKARLKADEVPNLAIINSYNDMLSAHVPYKEYPDLIKSIATKFDATAQVAGGVPAMCDGVTQGRDGMELSLFSRDVIAMSTAVSLSHDVFDGVFCLGVCDKIVPGLLIGALSFGHLPVYFLPAGPMQSGIPNKDKARVRQKFAQGLVSREELLEAESASYHSAGTCTFYGTANSNQMLMEIMGLHLPGSSFINPYTELRDGLTGNAVETMLKQLTENKDGPCLADVISEKTIINGLVGLLSTGGSTNHAIHIVAIAKAAGIQVTWKDMSDLSAVVPLLTRIYPNGSADVNHFQAAGGMGFLMRELAGAGYLHTDVTTILGEGLAPYMCEPLLDKDDNLIMSDANGPSKVKWVACPENSHDEEVLRPVSNPFSKQGGLQLLTGNLGKAVIKVSAVAESHQVVSAPAKVFSSQGELQDAYSRGELNQDFIAVLKEQGPKAKGMPELHKLTPVMATLQDQGYKVAIVTDGRMSGASGKVPAAIHLAPEAVEGGIIAKIHEGDIVTLDAPNGILKLHVSDEELAKREPQISQASQTFGTGRELFTGFRNIVSSADLGASAFGLE; the protein is encoded by the coding sequence ATGTTGCACCCTCGAATTCAAGAAGTCACAGAACGCGTTATTGAGCGCAGTAAACAAACCCGTCAAGCCTATTTAGATCGTATTTCGCACGCAAAAAAACAAACAAGAGTTCGTGCTGGATTAGGCTGTGGCAATATTGCTCATGTAATGGCTGCGTGTAGCAGCGATGACAAAGCGCGTTTAAAAGCAGACGAGGTGCCAAACCTTGCAATTATCAATTCATATAACGACATGTTATCTGCACATGTGCCTTACAAAGAATACCCCGATTTAATTAAAAGCATTGCCACTAAATTTGACGCCACCGCGCAAGTTGCTGGCGGTGTACCTGCGATGTGTGATGGTGTTACGCAAGGGCGTGATGGCATGGAGCTATCGCTTTTTTCTCGTGACGTTATTGCTATGTCTACTGCGGTTTCGTTATCGCATGACGTGTTTGATGGTGTGTTTTGTTTAGGCGTATGTGACAAAATCGTCCCAGGCCTATTAATTGGTGCTTTATCATTTGGTCACTTACCTGTGTATTTTTTACCAGCAGGGCCTATGCAATCAGGTATTCCAAACAAAGACAAAGCACGTGTTCGTCAAAAGTTTGCACAAGGACTGGTATCTCGTGAAGAGCTACTAGAAGCTGAAAGCGCTTCTTACCACAGTGCGGGTACCTGTACGTTTTATGGTACCGCTAACTCAAATCAAATGCTGATGGAAATAATGGGCTTACACTTACCAGGTAGCTCGTTTATAAACCCATACACAGAACTGCGTGATGGCTTAACCGGTAATGCGGTTGAAACCATGCTTAAGCAGCTTACTGAAAACAAAGATGGCCCGTGTTTAGCGGATGTGATCAGCGAAAAAACCATTATTAACGGCTTAGTTGGCTTGTTATCAACAGGTGGCTCAACCAATCATGCAATCCATATTGTGGCGATTGCTAAAGCGGCCGGTATTCAAGTTACATGGAAAGACATGTCCGATTTATCAGCGGTTGTTCCATTACTGACGCGTATTTACCCTAATGGCTCTGCAGATGTTAATCACTTTCAAGCAGCCGGTGGAATGGGCTTCTTAATGCGTGAATTAGCAGGTGCTGGTTACCTTCATACAGACGTAACCACTATTTTAGGCGAAGGCCTTGCACCTTACATGTGTGAGCCACTACTCGATAAAGACGATAACCTAATTATGAGTGATGCGAACGGCCCAAGCAAAGTTAAGTGGGTAGCGTGTCCAGAAAACTCACATGATGAAGAAGTACTTCGCCCAGTAAGTAACCCATTTAGTAAGCAAGGTGGTTTACAGCTACTAACGGGTAACTTAGGTAAAGCGGTTATTAAAGTCTCTGCGGTTGCAGAGTCTCATCAAGTGGTGTCGGCACCGGCTAAAGTATTTAGCTCACAAGGTGAGTTACAAGATGCCTACAGCCGTGGCGAACTTAACCAAGATTTTATTGCTGTACTTAAAGAGCAAGGGCCAAAAGCCAAAGGCATGCCTGAGCTTCATAAGCTCACACCGGTAATGGCAACATTACAAGATCAGGGCTATAAAGTGGCTATTGTTACCGACGGTCGTATGTCGGGCGCATCAGGCAAAGTACCAGCGGCAATCCATTTAGCACCTGAAGCGGTTGAAGGTGGGATTATTGCTAAAATTCATGAAGGCGATATTGTTACTCTAGATGCGCCAAATGGTATTTTAAAACTGCATGTTAGCGATGAAGAGCTTGCTAAACGAGAGCCGCAAATTAGCCAAGCAAGCCAAACGTTTGGTACAGGTCGTGAATTATTTACTGGATTTAGAAACATAGTAAGCAGTGCCGATTTAGGTGCAAGTGCTTTTGGACTTGAATAA
- the gap gene encoding type I glyceraldehyde-3-phosphate dehydrogenase, with amino-acid sequence MINVAINGYGRIGRNVLRALYESAQNNEIKIVAINDLAPANVNAHLTQFDSVHGRFSQQVTLKDNTMLIGDDVITLTQERDPANLPWKALNVDIVLECTGLFTSREAANKHIEAGAKKVVVSAPGTDMDATVVHGVNSDVINADSNIISNASCTTNCLAPVAKAINDTVGIEQGSMTTIHAYTNDQNLSDVYHPDLYRARSATQSMIPTKTGAAKAVGLVLPELAGKLDGMAVRVPTINVSLVDLTFIAKRDTSIEEINQVVKAASEGPMKGILEYNELPLVSIDFNHNPASSIFDATQTRADGKLVKVMAWYDNEWGFSNRMLDQVKALGAYL; translated from the coding sequence ATGATTAATGTAGCAATTAATGGCTACGGCCGAATTGGTCGTAATGTATTACGTGCACTGTATGAATCAGCGCAAAATAATGAAATTAAAATTGTGGCTATTAACGATTTAGCCCCAGCCAATGTAAATGCTCATCTGACTCAGTTTGACTCAGTACATGGTCGTTTTTCACAGCAAGTAACGCTTAAAGACAACACCATGTTAATTGGCGATGATGTGATCACCTTAACGCAAGAACGCGATCCTGCTAATTTACCGTGGAAAGCGTTAAACGTTGACATAGTACTTGAATGTACAGGGTTATTTACGTCACGCGAAGCGGCTAATAAGCATATTGAAGCCGGTGCTAAAAAAGTAGTGGTATCGGCACCTGGTACAGATATGGATGCTACCGTAGTGCACGGTGTAAATAGCGATGTAATTAATGCCGATAGCAATATCATCTCAAACGCGTCGTGTACAACTAACTGTTTAGCGCCAGTAGCCAAAGCAATAAACGATACGGTAGGGATTGAACAAGGTAGCATGACTACTATTCATGCTTATACCAACGATCAGAACTTATCTGACGTATACCACCCAGATTTATACCGCGCGCGTAGTGCGACTCAATCTATGATCCCAACTAAAACGGGCGCTGCAAAAGCGGTTGGTTTAGTACTGCCTGAACTTGCCGGTAAACTAGATGGCATGGCGGTACGTGTACCTACAATTAATGTGTCGTTAGTTGATTTAACGTTTATTGCTAAACGTGACACAAGCATTGAAGAAATTAACCAAGTGGTTAAAGCAGCCTCAGAAGGGCCAATGAAAGGTATTTTAGAGTACAACGAGCTGCCGCTTGTTTCTATCGACTTTAACCATAACCCAGCTTCATCTATTTTTGATGCAACGCAAACGCGTGCTGATGGTAAATTAGTTAAAGTAATGGCGTGGTACGACAACGAATGGGGTTTCTCAAACCGCATGTTAGATCAAGTTAAAGCGCTGGGTGCCTATTTATAA
- a CDS encoding YidC/Oxa1 family membrane protein insertase, whose amino-acid sequence MEIWNLFTAFIVQLITFFTQEVGVSQAVAIILFTVIGRLVLMPINLVAMVNMVRNKKAIAALKPELDSIKSNYKDQPSEIAKLTMALYKKHNIKFIDKKSVINMASQGVFGLGTFQALQQIVLNSKFAWITSIAKPDIAISLLVGAITYLSMMMMPGSAEQTSTLLFLIPAIICVVTLVNFPSAIGLYWATSSSTSLLQSLLVNKYFKNHQPQHPL is encoded by the coding sequence ATGGAAATTTGGAATTTATTTACTGCTTTTATTGTGCAATTAATCACCTTTTTTACTCAAGAAGTGGGCGTAAGCCAAGCGGTTGCAATTATTTTGTTTACCGTTATTGGACGATTAGTTTTAATGCCGATTAACCTTGTTGCTATGGTTAACATGGTTAGAAATAAAAAAGCAATTGCCGCACTAAAACCTGAGCTAGATAGCATAAAGAGCAACTATAAAGACCAGCCCAGTGAAATCGCAAAATTAACTATGGCGCTGTATAAAAAGCACAACATTAAGTTTATTGATAAAAAAAGTGTGATTAATATGGCAAGCCAAGGGGTATTTGGCCTTGGAACTTTTCAAGCTCTGCAACAAATTGTATTGAATAGTAAATTTGCTTGGATTACCAGTATTGCAAAGCCTGATATTGCGATTTCGTTATTAGTGGGGGCTATTACATATTTATCTATGATGATGATGCCAGGTAGCGCAGAACAAACCAGCACCTTATTGTTCCTAATTCCCGCAATTATTTGTGTGGTTACTCTCGTTAATTTTCCTTCTGCAATTGGTTTGTACTGGGCTACATCCAGTAGTACTAGCTTGTTGCAGTCATTATTAGTAAATAAGTATTTTAAAAACCATCAGCCGCAGCATCCTTTATAA
- a CDS encoding trimeric intracellular cation channel family protein, with protein MLLTIVYIIGITAEAMTGALSAGRRNMDWFGVMLVASATAIGGGSVRDILLGNYPLTWVKHPEYLLITCVAGIVTTWLAKWVVKFKGIFMRLDALGLAAFSIIGCQVGLNMGLHYGICVVAAIVTGVFGGLLRDLICRQAPLVLHHELYASVALIVACLYLALHHYNIDDNISVVASLVVGYLIRMASVRFKWRLPTFNLLEPANLNNE; from the coding sequence ATGCTACTCACTATTGTTTACATCATCGGAATTACAGCAGAAGCCATGACCGGTGCACTCAGCGCTGGGCGCAGAAACATGGATTGGTTTGGGGTTATGCTAGTAGCCAGTGCCACAGCCATTGGGGGTGGCAGCGTACGCGATATTTTACTTGGCAATTACCCGTTAACGTGGGTTAAACACCCAGAATATTTACTGATCACATGCGTGGCGGGTATTGTAACCACTTGGTTGGCCAAATGGGTGGTTAAATTTAAAGGCATATTCATGCGTCTAGATGCCTTAGGGCTTGCAGCGTTTAGTATAATTGGCTGCCAAGTTGGGCTAAATATGGGTTTGCACTATGGAATTTGTGTTGTCGCAGCTATAGTAACAGGTGTATTTGGTGGACTGTTGCGTGATTTAATTTGTCGACAAGCGCCATTAGTACTTCATCATGAACTTTACGCAAGCGTAGCGCTTATTGTTGCTTGTTTATACTTAGCACTGCACCACTACAACATTGATGACAATATCAGCGTAGTTGCAAGTTTAGTAGTAGGCTATTTAATTCGTATGGCGTCGGTACGCTTTAAATGGCGCTTACCGACATTTAACTTATTAGAACCCGCTAACTTAAATAATGAGTAA